The Oscillospiraceae bacterium genome has a segment encoding these proteins:
- the fabF gene encoding beta-ketoacyl-ACP synthase II, which yields MKRVVITGLGCISPVGNDVETVWQNLIAGKHGIGTITKFDCSNLKVNIAAEVKDFEPERYINKSEIRRTDVYAQYALAAAKQAVEESGLDVEGAIEPSRFGVYVGSGIGGISTFVTECNKLAEKGPARISPFFIPMMIGNMASGLIAIKYKAEGVNLPIVTACATSTHAIGEAFRSIKCGQADAIIAGGAEASINALSMAGFTNCMALSTRNDPDSSSIPFDARRDGFVMGEGAGIVVLEEYEHAKARGAHIYCEIAGYGNTCDAFHVTAPHPEAAGSSRAIRLAMEEAVLQTDEQLYINPHGTSTPLNDKVETLAIKIAFGEEDARKVAISATKSMVGHMLGAAGAIEAIVTAKTLQTGIIHPTVGYQEPDPECDLDYVPNVAREQNVTQALSLSLGFGGHNAAIAFKAMDK from the coding sequence ATGAAACGAGTTGTTATTACAGGATTGGGCTGTATCTCGCCCGTTGGCAATGATGTTGAAACTGTTTGGCAAAACTTAATTGCAGGGAAGCATGGTATCGGCACCATTACCAAATTCGATTGCTCAAACCTTAAAGTCAATATTGCCGCTGAGGTCAAAGATTTTGAGCCTGAACGGTATATTAACAAGAGTGAAATTCGCCGAACTGACGTCTATGCACAATACGCATTGGCTGCAGCTAAACAGGCTGTTGAGGAAAGCGGTCTTGATGTTGAGGGTGCCATTGAGCCAAGCCGCTTTGGCGTTTATGTCGGTTCGGGAATAGGCGGCATTTCTACTTTTGTGACTGAGTGCAATAAGCTGGCCGAGAAAGGTCCGGCGCGTATATCGCCGTTTTTTATTCCGATGATGATTGGAAATATGGCGTCGGGGTTGATTGCCATCAAATATAAGGCAGAAGGCGTTAATTTACCCATCGTTACTGCTTGTGCGACAAGCACACACGCCATCGGCGAGGCATTCCGCAGCATTAAGTGTGGGCAGGCCGATGCTATTATTGCCGGCGGCGCTGAGGCGAGCATCAACGCATTGTCTATGGCAGGATTCACAAACTGTATGGCGCTGTCAACGCGCAACGACCCAGACAGCAGCTCGATTCCATTTGATGCGCGGCGTGATGGATTTGTAATGGGTGAGGGTGCTGGAATTGTTGTGTTAGAAGAATACGAACATGCTAAAGCACGCGGTGCGCATATCTATTGCGAGATTGCTGGCTATGGAAATACCTGCGACGCGTTCCACGTCACTGCGCCCCATCCCGAGGCAGCGGGGAGCAGCCGAGCAATTCGTTTGGCAATGGAAGAGGCGGTACTGCAAACCGATGAACAGCTCTACATCAATCCACATGGCACATCAACGCCGCTCAACGATAAAGTTGAAACGCTGGCAATTAAAATAGCATTTGGTGAAGAAGATGCTCGTAAGGTTGCCATCAGTGCGACCAAGTCGATGGTGGGACATATGTTGGGTGCGGCGGGCGCGATTGAGGCGATTGTCACGGCTAAAACGCTGCAAACCGGTATCATTCACCCCACCGTTGGTTATCAAGAACCAGACCCCGAGTGTGATCTCGATTACGTACCTAATGTTGCCCGTGAGCAAAACGTGACCCAGGCGCTGTCACTGTCATTGGGCTTTGGCGGACATAATGCGGCCATCGCTTTTAAAGCGATGGATAAATAG
- the fabG gene encoding 3-oxoacyl-[acyl-carrier-protein] reductase translates to MSLSNKTAIITGASRGIGKAIALELARQGANVAILYAGNAEAAEQVCIEARTHGVKAQSYACNVADFSQSKEVCDKILTDFGGIDILINNAGITKDSLLLRMDEDSFDQVIDVNLKGAFNFIKHTSRMLMKSSCGRIVNVSSVSGLMGNVGQANYSAAKSGLIGLTKTVAKELAGRNVTCNAIAPGFIETDMTANLPNAVHEYIDTSVPLKRMGKAEEVAALVAFLVSDAAAYITGEVIRVDGGMCM, encoded by the coding sequence ATGAGTTTATCGAATAAAACAGCCATTATTACGGGTGCATCGCGCGGCATTGGCAAGGCCATTGCGCTTGAATTGGCGCGGCAAGGCGCAAATGTCGCAATTCTCTATGCGGGAAACGCTGAAGCTGCCGAGCAAGTTTGCATCGAAGCGCGAACGCATGGCGTAAAGGCCCAAAGTTATGCTTGCAATGTTGCCGATTTTTCTCAATCAAAAGAAGTTTGTGACAAAATTTTGACCGATTTTGGTGGCATTGATATTCTCATCAACAATGCGGGAATTACTAAAGACAGCTTGTTGTTGCGCATGGATGAAGACAGCTTTGACCAAGTTATCGACGTCAACCTTAAAGGCGCGTTTAACTTTATCAAACACACGTCGCGTATGTTAATGAAGTCATCGTGCGGGCGCATTGTCAACGTCAGTTCGGTCAGCGGGTTGATGGGCAACGTCGGACAGGCAAACTATTCAGCCGCTAAATCCGGACTCATCGGACTGACCAAAACGGTCGCCAAAGAGCTGGCGGGACGTAATGTGACCTGCAACGCCATCGCGCCCGGGTTTATTGAAACTGATATGACTGCCAACTTACCAAATGCAGTGCATGAGTATATAGACACTAGCGTCCCGCTCAAGCGTATGGGTAAGGCTGAGGAAGTTGCGGCGTTGGTCGCCTTCTTAGTTTCTGACGCTGCCGCGTATATCACGGGTGAGGTGATCCGTGTCGATGGAGGTATGTGTATGTAG
- a CDS encoding ACP S-malonyltransferase produces MAVSFVFAGQGAQAVGMGKSLYVALPKVKALFDMAEAKQPGLLDIMFNGAKEQLDMTINTQPAMFLVGLACAYAQEAQGIYATGVAGFSLGEISALCYAGWLDESQAFDLVRKRAEFMQSCAEKNPGNMFAVLKLPNEQIETICAEVGEAWAVNYNCPGQTVVACAVESVNALAEAVTAAGGRAMKLPVSGAFHSPFMTEASEKMAQYLESVTFNTPKLPLYANATAQIYDDPKALLARQINSPVLWQKTVETMLDDGFDTFVEVGPGKVLTGLIAKIKEKQA; encoded by the coding sequence ATGGCTGTAAGTTTTGTTTTTGCTGGCCAAGGCGCACAAGCCGTTGGTATGGGCAAGTCGTTATATGTCGCGTTACCCAAGGTCAAGGCGTTGTTTGATATGGCAGAAGCCAAGCAGCCGGGATTGCTCGATATCATGTTCAACGGCGCGAAAGAGCAGCTTGACATGACTATCAACACACAGCCGGCGATGTTTTTGGTGGGTTTGGCATGTGCTTATGCGCAAGAGGCACAAGGTATTTATGCTACCGGCGTTGCCGGTTTCTCACTTGGTGAAATCTCCGCGTTGTGCTACGCGGGGTGGCTGGATGAATCGCAGGCCTTTGATTTGGTCCGCAAACGTGCGGAATTTATGCAATCCTGCGCCGAGAAAAATCCCGGCAATATGTTCGCTGTGTTAAAATTGCCGAACGAGCAGATTGAAACAATCTGTGCCGAAGTCGGCGAGGCATGGGCCGTCAACTACAACTGTCCGGGGCAGACGGTTGTTGCCTGTGCGGTTGAGTCGGTGAACGCGTTGGCCGAAGCTGTGACGGCGGCAGGCGGACGGGCAATGAAACTGCCTGTCAGCGGTGCTTTCCATAGCCCATTTATGACAGAGGCGAGTGAGAAAATGGCACAATATTTGGAAAGCGTGACGTTCAACACGCCGAAACTACCGCTCTACGCCAACGCAACAGCGCAGATTTATGATGATCCAAAAGCACTATTGGCACGGCAAATCAATTCACCAGTGTTATGGCAAAAGACGGTTGAAACGATGCTTGACGACGGGTTTGACACATTCGTTGAAGTTGGGCCTGGTAAGGTGCTGACGGGGCTGATTGCCAAAATTAAGGAGAAACAAGCATGA
- the fabK gene encoding enoyl-[acyl-carrier-protein] reductase FabK, whose protein sequence is MKSSLCDILGIEYPIFQGGMAWVSDACLAAAVSNAGGLGLIAAGGAPAAWVKSEIHKAKSLTSKPFGVNIMLMSPHADEIAQVVADEQVAVVTTGAGNPSKYMKLWSQAGVKVIPVVPSTGLAKLAARCGATAVIAEGGESGGHIGEITTMALVPQVCDAVDIPVIAAGGIGDGRGMAAALMLGACGVQIGTRFLTAYECSIHQNYKNKVLSAKDIDTIATGKRLGHPVRSIKTPFSRELFGKEYDSSISNEELEELGSGSLKLAAVDGDLQKGTFMAGQISGMLNKEQSAREIIVEMMAEVEQVLEGAQKWL, encoded by the coding sequence ATGAAATCGTCGCTTTGTGACATATTAGGGATAGAGTACCCCATTTTCCAAGGCGGTATGGCTTGGGTTAGTGATGCATGTTTGGCAGCGGCTGTTTCCAACGCCGGCGGGCTTGGGCTTATCGCCGCAGGCGGTGCGCCGGCTGCTTGGGTCAAAAGCGAGATACACAAGGCAAAATCGCTGACAAGCAAGCCGTTCGGCGTCAATATTATGCTGATGAGCCCGCATGCCGATGAGATTGCGCAAGTTGTTGCCGATGAACAGGTGGCCGTTGTTACGACGGGCGCAGGCAATCCATCCAAGTATATGAAACTGTGGAGTCAAGCCGGTGTAAAAGTAATTCCCGTTGTGCCATCAACCGGGTTGGCAAAGTTGGCGGCTCGTTGCGGTGCAACAGCTGTCATTGCCGAAGGCGGAGAGTCGGGTGGGCACATCGGTGAAATTACTACCATGGCACTTGTGCCGCAGGTGTGCGATGCTGTCGACATTCCCGTGATTGCTGCGGGGGGTATCGGTGATGGTCGCGGTATGGCTGCGGCATTGATGCTAGGTGCTTGTGGCGTGCAGATCGGTACGCGGTTTTTGACGGCGTATGAGTGTAGCATTCATCAAAATTACAAAAACAAAGTGCTTTCCGCCAAAGATATTGATACCATTGCAACAGGCAAACGTTTAGGGCATCCCGTACGCTCTATAAAAACACCGTTTTCGCGCGAATTGTTTGGAAAAGAGTATGATAGCAGCATTTCCAACGAGGAGTTGGAGGAGTTGGGTTCGGGTTCGTTAAAATTGGCGGCTGTTGATGGCGACTTGCAAAAAGGCACATTCATGGCGGGTCAAATATCAGGAATGCTCAACAAAGAGCAATCGGCGCGCGAGATTATTGTTGAGATGATGGCTGAGGTCGAGCAAGTCTTGGAGGGCGCACAAAAATGGCTGTAA